The following is a genomic window from Micromonospora cathayae.
CCGCCCGTCCGTGGCGCCGGCCGTCCCGGTCCCCGCCGTCCGTGCGTCCGTCGCGGTCGTCTCCACCTGCTGCCTCCGCCCGGGTACGGGTTGCGCGCTCACGCCGTCGCCGCCTCGGTGCGCTGGGAGGCGACGATCTCCGCGTACGTGGGACACGTGTCCAGGAGTTCGGCGTGCCGACCGACCCCGACCACCAGCCCGCCCTCCAGGACGACGATCTGGTCGGCGTCCACGATGGTGGACACCCGCTGGGCCACCACCAGTACGGCGGCGTCCCGGGTCACCGGCTTCAGCGCGGCCCGCAGCCGGGCGTCGGTGCCCAGGTCGAGCGCGGAGAACGAGTCGTCGAAGAGGTAGACGGCCGGTCGGCGGACCAGCGCGCGGGCGATGGCGAGCCGCTGGCGCTGGCCGCCGGAGAGGTTCGTCCCGCCCTGCGCGATCTCGGCCGCCAGCCCGTCCGGCATGGCCGCGACGAAGTCCCGGGCCTGGGCGGTCTCCAGGGCCGACCAGAGGTCCTCGTCGGTGGCGTCCGGCCGGCCGTGGCGCAGGTTGCTCGCCACCGTGCCGGTGAACAGGTACGGCCGCTGCGGCACCAGCCCGATCCGGCTCCACAGCGTGTCCGGGTCGAGGTCACGGACGTCCACCCCGTCCACCAGCACCGTCCCGGCGGTCACGTCGATCAGTCGGGGGACCAGCGACAGCAGGGTGGTCTTGCCGGCACCGGTACTACCGACGACGGCGGTGGTGGTGCCGGCGGTGGCCCGGAACGTCACGTCGTGCAGCACCGGGGCCGCCGCGCCCGGGTACCGGAACTCCACCCCGCGCAGTTCCACCTCGCCGCGCAGCGGCGGCCGGGTGACCGGCTCCCGTGGCGGTACGGCCTCGGCGGGGGGTACCACCGAGGACCGGGTGTCGAGGACCTCGGTGATCCGTTCGGCGCAGGCCGCCGCGCGCGGCACCATCATCAGGGTGAGGGTGGCCATCATGACCGCCGCCAGCGCCTGCGTCAGGTAGGCCAGGAAGGCGGTGAGCGCGCCGACCTGGAGGTGACCCGCCTCGACCCGCTGCGCCCCGAACCACAGCACCGCGACGCTGGAGGCGTTGAGCACCAGCATCACCAGCGGAAAGATCGACGCGAGTAGTCGTCCGGCGCGCAGCGCCGTCCCGGTCAGCTCGGCGTTCGCGGTGCCGAACCGGGCCGTCTCGTACGGTTCCCGGACGAACGCCCGGACCACCCGGATGCCGGCGATCTGCTCGCGCAGCACCCGGTTGACCGTGTCGATGCGGGTCTGCTGGAGCCGGAACAGCGGCACCAGCCGCCGGGTGATCAGGCTGATCGCCACGGCCACCACCGGCAGGCTGACCACCATCAGCCAGGACAGCCCGACGTCCTCGCGCAGCGCCATCACCAGCCCGCCGATGCTCATGATCGGCGCGGTGACCAGCATCGTGCCCGCCACCAGGACCAGCATCTGCACCTGCTGCACGTCGTTGGTGTTCCGGGTGATCAGCGACGGCGCGCCGAAGCGGGCCACCTCGCGGGCGGAGAACCGGGTGACGTGCCCGAAGACCGCCGCCCGCAGGTCCCGGCCGAATCCGGTCGCGGTCCGGGCGGCGTACCGGACGGCGGCGATCGAGCAGCCGAGCTGGATGGCGCTGACCAGCAGCATCCACCCGCCCAGTCGGACGATGAGGCCGGTGTCGCCCCGGGCGATGCCCCGGTCGATGATGTCGGCGTTGAGGCGCGGCAGGTACAGCGTGGCCATGGTGGCGACGAACTGGAACAGCGTCACCGCCAGCAGTGGCCGGGCGTACGGCCGCAGGTACCGCCGGAGCAGCCGGATCAGCACGGCCCGCCGCTCCCGTCCGGGGTGGCCGGCGTGTCCGGGGCCGCCGGGGTGGCCGGCGTGTCCGGGCAGTCCTCCCGGGTGCCGCTGCCGATCACCTCCAGCAGGAACTCCCGGATCACCGCCGCCCGGCCCGGGTCGGCGTCCACCGAGGTCAGCGGGGCGCCGGAGTGGATCAGCGCGGCGACGGGCGCGATCCGGTCCCGGCCGGCGGCGGTGATGGCGAGGCGGACCGCCCGGCGGTCGGTCCCGTCGCGGTGCCGGGTGACCAACCCGTCGCGCTCCAGGGTGTCGACGATCCCGGTGAGGGTGGCCGGCCGGACGAAACACCGGTCGGCCACCGCGCGATGGGTCAGCGCGCCGTACCGGTCGAGGGTCATCAGGGTGGCCAGCCCGGCCTGGGTGAGGCCGTACTCCTCGGCGAGCCTGCGGTTCCACCGCTGGGCGACGAGGTGCCCGGCCACCACCAGCAGCCGGCCCAGCGGGGCGTCCCGCAGTCCGTCGGACTCCATGACGTCAGATTAGCGACCTGATCGTCAGGCCCCAAACGATTATCGGCGTCACCAGCTCGTCGGGAGCGGCATCCCCTCGGTGTAGCCGGCCGTGCTCTGCACCCCGACCACCGCCCGCGCGTGGAACTCGCCCAGGTTGCGGGCCCCCGCGTACGTGCACGCGCTGCGCACCCCGGCCACGATCTCGTCGATCAGGTCCTCCACCCCCGGGCGGACCGGGTCCAGGTACATCCGGGCCGACGAGATGCCCTCCTCGAAGACCGCCTTGCGGGCCCGGTCGAACGGGCTGTCGTCGGCCGTCCGCGCGCTCACCGCCCGCGCCGACGCCATCCCGAAGCTCTCCTTGTACCGCCGGCCGTCCGCGTCCGTGTACAGGTCACCCGGGGACTCGTAGGTGCCGGCGAACCAGGAGCCGACCATCACGTTCGACGCCCCGGCGGCCAGCGCCAGCGCCACGTCCCGGGGGTGCCGCACCCCGCCGTCGGCCCAGACGTGCCGACCCAGCTCCCGGGCCGCCTTCGCGCAGTCCAGCACCGCGGAGAACTGCGGACGTCCCACCCCGGTCATCATCCGGGTGGTGCACATCGCGCCCGGCCCGACGCCGACCTTCACGATGTCCGCGCCCGCCTCCACCAGGTCGCGTACCCCCTCGGCGGTGACCACGTTGCCGGCCGCCACCGGCACCGCCGGGTCCAGCCCGCGCACCGCCCGCAACGCGCTGATCATCCGTTCCTGGTGCCCGTGCGCGGTGTCCACGACCAGCGTGTCCACCCCCGCCTCCAGCAGGGCGGCGGCCTTGCCGCGTACATCGCCGTTGATGCCGATCGCGGCGGCGATCCGCAGCCGACCCCGCTCGTCCACGGCGGGCCGGTAGAGCGTGGCCCGCAGCGCACCCTGCCGGGTCAGCACCCCGACCAGGCGGCCGTCGTCGTCCACCACCGGGGCGAGCCGGCGGCGGCCCGCCGAGAGCCGGTCGAAGCCGGTACGCGGATCCGCGTCCGCCGGAACCGTGTGCAGCTCGGTCGACATCACGTGCCGGAGCTGGGCGAACCGGTCCACGCTGACGGTGTCCGCCTCGGTCACCACGCCGAGCGGCCGGCAGGTGTCGTCCACCACGATCACCGCACCGTGCGACCGCTTGTGCAGCAGGTGGATGGCGTCGCCCACGGTGTCGGTCGGCCCGAGCGTGATCGCCGTGTCGTGCACCAGGTGGCGCTGCTTCACCCAGCCGACGACCTCGGCCACCACCTCGATCGGGATGTCCTGCGGGATCACCGCGATGGCACCCCGGCGGGCGACCGTCTCGGCCATCCGCCGGCCCGCCACCGCCGTCATGTTCGCCACCACCAGCGGGATGGTGGTGCCGGTGCCGTCGGCGGAGGAGAGGTCGACGTCGAGGCGGGAGGCCAGGTCCGACCGGGCCGGGGCCATGAAGACGTCGTTGTAGGTCAGGTCGTGCGCGGGGACCGCGCCATGAAGGAACCGCACCCGAACATCATTCCTGCTCACCGCCGTCCGTGCCGGCGGTGGTAGCGCAGAACACGGCATCCGGTCGTCGAGGGTGCCGCCGGTACCACGTCCGGGCCGGCGGCGCCGCACCGCACCGCCCGCCGGGGTCAGCCCAGCAGCAGTGCCGCCGCCACGACCGTCATCACCACCGCGATCACCCCGTCCAGGACCCGCCAGGCGACGGTACGGGCCAGCAGCGGCGCGAGCCGGTGCGCCCCGGCCCCGAGCGCGCTGAACCAGACCAGGCTGGCGCACGCCGCCCCGGCCCCGAACGCCCAGCGGTACGCGTGCTGCTGGGCGACCCCACCGAGGAGCAGCACGGTGTCCAGGTACACGTGCGGGTTCAGGTACGTGAAGGCCAGGCAGGCCAGCAGGGTGGCCCGGAGGGTGGCGGGCGGCTGTGCGGTGGGCACCAGCCGACCCGGGCGTACCGCCCGCCGGGCGGCCAGCACGGCGTACCCGAGCAGGAACGCCGCCCCACCCCAGCGGACGGCGGCCAGCAGGGTCGGCCGGTCCGCCACCACCGTGCCCAGCCCGGCGATGCCGGCGGTGATCAGCAGCGCGTCGGAAAGCGCGCAGGTCAGCACCACCGGTACGACGTGTTCCCGGCGCAGGCCCTGCCGCAGCACGAACGCGTTCTGCGCGCCGATGGCCACGATCAGCGCGAGGGAGACGGTGAAGCCGGCGACGACGGAGGTGAGCAGCTCAGGCACCCCGCGAGGCTAGGACCGGCCCTCGAATCAAGTCCAGTTCAGTTTTCTTACCGAAGATAAGCTGTGCTTATGGCCGGTCTCGACTCGACCCAGCTCCGGACCTACGCCGCCGTGATCGGCGAAGGCAGCTTCGAGGCCGCCGCCCGCCTGCTGCACGTCACCCCGTCGGCGGTCAGCCAACGGATCAGGGCGCTCGAGCAGAACGTCGGGCAGGTGCTGGTCCGGCGGGCCAAGCCCTGCCGGGCCACCGCCGCCGGGCAGCCGCTGCTGCGCCTCGCCGGGCAGCTCGCCCTGCTCGAACAGGAGGCACTGGCCGAGGCCCGCGCCCCACTGACCGGCGGACGGCCCCGGTACCGGATCTCGGTGGTCGTCAACGCCGACTCCCTCGCCACCTGGTTCCCGACGGCGCTGGCCCGGCTCCCCGACGACCTCGCCTGCTGTTTCGACCTGCGGCAGGACGACCAGGAACACACCGCCGACCTGCTCCGCGACGGCACGGTGACGGCGGCGGTCACCGCCGAACGCGAACCGGTGCAGGGCTGCCGGTCGGAACGGCTCGGCGCGATGCGCTACCTCGCCCTCGCCGCCCCCGACCTGGTCCGGCGGCACCTCGCCGACGGGCCCACCCCGGACGCCCTCGCCGACACCCCGGTCGTGGTGTTCGACCGGAAGGACCGCATCCAGCACCGGTTCCTCGAAACGGTCACCGGCCGGCGGCTCGACCCGCCGGTGCACTACATACCCTCGGTGCCCGGGTTCGGGGCGGCCATCCGGCTCGGCCTCGGCTGGGGCCTGGTCCCCGAGGAACTCGCCCACCCCGAACTGGCCGCCGGACGGTGCGTCGACATCGCCCCCGGCCGGCACCTGGACGTACCGCTGCACTGGCAGCACTGGCGGCTGGAGTCCACGCTGCTCGGCGCGCTCACCACCGCGGTCCGCGCGGCAGCCGCCGAAGCCCTCCGCTGACCGCCGACCCTGCCCGCTGCCACCTGTCCCGCCCCGCTGGCCGCCGCGCCCGCGACCGGCCGCGCCTACTGAGCGCCGGCGGGCATCGCTCGGGTCAGGCGATCGTGCAGATGGCCGCGCCGGCGGTGATCACCGCGCCGACCTCGGCGGCGAGGCCGCTGACCGTACCGGCCCGGTGCGCGTACAGCGGCTGCTCCATCTTCATCGCCTCTAGGACGACGACCAGCTCGCCCTCGGCGACGGTGTCCCCGTCCGCGACCGCGATCTTCACGATGGTGCCCTGCATCGGGGAGGTGAGCGCGTCCCCGCTGACCGGCGCGCCGACCTTCGCCCCGCCGCCCCGACGGGCCGGCTTCCGCGCGGCGGGCGCGACGCCGGTCGTACCGGTGCCCAGGCCGGCGGGCAGGGTGACCTCCAGCCGCTTGCCACCCACCTCGACCACGACGGTCTCCCGCTCCGCCGCGGCGGCGGCCGGGCCGGCGGTGGCGGTGAACGGCGGCACGGTGTTGTCGAACTCGGTCTCGATCCAGCGGGTGTGCACGGTGAACGGCTCGGCGGTGAACGCCACGTCCCGGACCACCAGCCGGTGGAACGGCAACGCGGTCGCCATCCCCTCGACGACCATCTCGTCCAGGACCCGGCGGGCCCGCTCCAGCGCCTCGGTCCGGGTCTCGCCCGTGACGATCACCTTGGCCAGCAGCGAGTCGAAGTTCCCGCCGATCACGTCCCCGGCCGAGATGCCGGTGTCCACCCGCACGCCCGGCCCGGACGGCAACCGCAGCGCGGTCACCGTGCCCGGGGCGGGCAGGAAGTTGCGGCCCGGGTCCTCGCCGTTGATCCGGAACTCGATGGCGTGCCCGCGCGGCGTCGGGTCGGCGGTGAACCGCAGCCGCTCGCCGTCGGCGATCCGGAACTGCTCCCGGACCAGGTCGACGCCGGCGGTCTCCTCGGTGACCGGGTGCTCCACCTGGAGCCGGGTGTTGACCTCCAGGAAGGAGATCGTGCCGTCCGCGCCGACCAGGTACTCCACCGTGCCCGCGCCGTGGTAGCCGGCCTCCCGGCAGATCGCCTTCGCGCTGTCGTGGATCTGGGCGCGCTGCGCGTCGGTGAGGAACGGCGCGGGGGCCTCCTCGACCAGCTTCTGGTGCCGGCGCTGGAGCGAACAGTCCCGGGTGCCCACCACGATCACGTTGCCGTGCTGGTCGGCGAGGACCTGCGCCTCCACGTGCCGCGGCCGGTCCAGGTACCGCTCGACGAAGCACTCGCCCCGCCCGAACGCGGCGACCGCCTCCCGGGTGGCCGACTCGAAGAGCTGCGGGATCTCCGCCATGGTCCGGGCCACCTTCAGGCCCCGGCCGCCGCCGCCGAACGCGGCCTTGATCGCCACCGGCAGTCCGTACTCGGCCGCGAACGCCGTCACCTCGTCCGGGCCGCTGACCGGATCGGGCGTACCCGGCACCAGGGGCGCGCCGGCCCGCTGCGCGATGTGCCGGGCGGTGACCTTGTCACCCAGGTCGCGGATCGCCTGCGGGGTCGGACCGATCCAGGTCAGCCCGGCGTCGATCACCGCCTGGGCGAAGTCGGCGTTCTCCGACAGGAAGCCGTACCCGGGGTGCACCGCGTCCGCGCCGGCCCGCGCGGCCACGTCGAGCAGCTTGTCGATCCGCAGGTACGAGTCGGCGGCGGTGTCACCGCCCAGCGCGTACGCCTCGTCGGCGAGCGTGGCGTGCAGGGCGTCCCGGTCGGAGTCGGCGTAGACGGCGACGCTGCCCAGCCCGGCGTCCCGGCAGGCGCGGATCACCCGGACGGCGATCTCGCCACGGTTGGCGATGAGT
Proteins encoded in this region:
- a CDS encoding ABC transporter ATP-binding protein, coding for MLIRLLRRYLRPYARPLLAVTLFQFVATMATLYLPRLNADIIDRGIARGDTGLIVRLGGWMLLVSAIQLGCSIAAVRYAARTATGFGRDLRAAVFGHVTRFSAREVARFGAPSLITRNTNDVQQVQMLVLVAGTMLVTAPIMSIGGLVMALREDVGLSWLMVVSLPVVAVAISLITRRLVPLFRLQQTRIDTVNRVLREQIAGIRVVRAFVREPYETARFGTANAELTGTALRAGRLLASIFPLVMLVLNASSVAVLWFGAQRVEAGHLQVGALTAFLAYLTQALAAVMMATLTLMMVPRAAACAERITEVLDTRSSVVPPAEAVPPREPVTRPPLRGEVELRGVEFRYPGAAAPVLHDVTFRATAGTTTAVVGSTGAGKTTLLSLVPRLIDVTAGTVLVDGVDVRDLDPDTLWSRIGLVPQRPYLFTGTVASNLRHGRPDATDEDLWSALETAQARDFVAAMPDGLAAEIAQGGTNLSGGQRQRLAIARALVRRPAVYLFDDSFSALDLGTDARLRAALKPVTRDAAVLVVAQRVSTIVDADQIVVLEGGLVVGVGRHAELLDTCPTYAEIVASQRTEAATA
- a CDS encoding MarR family winged helix-turn-helix transcriptional regulator codes for the protein MESDGLRDAPLGRLLVVAGHLVAQRWNRRLAEEYGLTQAGLATLMTLDRYGALTHRAVADRCFVRPATLTGIVDTLERDGLVTRHRDGTDRRAVRLAITAAGRDRIAPVAALIHSGAPLTSVDADPGRAAVIREFLLEVIGSGTREDCPDTPATPAAPDTPATPDGSGGPC
- a CDS encoding GuaB1 family IMP dehydrogenase-related protein; protein product: MRFLHGAVPAHDLTYNDVFMAPARSDLASRLDVDLSSADGTGTTIPLVVANMTAVAGRRMAETVARRGAIAVIPQDIPIEVVAEVVGWVKQRHLVHDTAITLGPTDTVGDAIHLLHKRSHGAVIVVDDTCRPLGVVTEADTVSVDRFAQLRHVMSTELHTVPADADPRTGFDRLSAGRRRLAPVVDDDGRLVGVLTRQGALRATLYRPAVDERGRLRIAAAIGINGDVRGKAAALLEAGVDTLVVDTAHGHQERMISALRAVRGLDPAVPVAAGNVVTAEGVRDLVEAGADIVKVGVGPGAMCTTRMMTGVGRPQFSAVLDCAKAARELGRHVWADGGVRHPRDVALALAAGASNVMVGSWFAGTYESPGDLYTDADGRRYKESFGMASARAVSARTADDSPFDRARKAVFEEGISSARMYLDPVRPGVEDLIDEIVAGVRSACTYAGARNLGEFHARAVVGVQSTAGYTEGMPLPTSW
- a CDS encoding LysE/ArgO family amino acid transporter, with amino-acid sequence MLTSVVAGFTVSLALIVAIGAQNAFVLRQGLRREHVVPVVLTCALSDALLITAGIAGLGTVVADRPTLLAAVRWGGAAFLLGYAVLAARRAVRPGRLVPTAQPPATLRATLLACLAFTYLNPHVYLDTVLLLGGVAQQHAYRWAFGAGAACASLVWFSALGAGAHRLAPLLARTVAWRVLDGVIAVVMTVVAAALLLG
- a CDS encoding LysR family transcriptional regulator ArgP; the protein is MAGLDSTQLRTYAAVIGEGSFEAAARLLHVTPSAVSQRIRALEQNVGQVLVRRAKPCRATAAGQPLLRLAGQLALLEQEALAEARAPLTGGRPRYRISVVVNADSLATWFPTALARLPDDLACCFDLRQDDQEHTADLLRDGTVTAAVTAEREPVQGCRSERLGAMRYLALAAPDLVRRHLADGPTPDALADTPVVVFDRKDRIQHRFLETVTGRRLDPPVHYIPSVPGFGAAIRLGLGWGLVPEELAHPELAAGRCVDIAPGRHLDVPLHWQHWRLESTLLGALTTAVRAAAAEALR
- a CDS encoding acetyl/propionyl/methylcrotonyl-CoA carboxylase subunit alpha, with product MRKVLIANRGEIAVRVIRACRDAGLGSVAVYADSDRDALHATLADEAYALGGDTAADSYLRIDKLLDVAARAGADAVHPGYGFLSENADFAQAVIDAGLTWIGPTPQAIRDLGDKVTARHIAQRAGAPLVPGTPDPVSGPDEVTAFAAEYGLPVAIKAAFGGGGRGLKVARTMAEIPQLFESATREAVAAFGRGECFVERYLDRPRHVEAQVLADQHGNVIVVGTRDCSLQRRHQKLVEEAPAPFLTDAQRAQIHDSAKAICREAGYHGAGTVEYLVGADGTISFLEVNTRLQVEHPVTEETAGVDLVREQFRIADGERLRFTADPTPRGHAIEFRINGEDPGRNFLPAPGTVTALRLPSGPGVRVDTGISAGDVIGGNFDSLLAKVIVTGETRTEALERARRVLDEMVVEGMATALPFHRLVVRDVAFTAEPFTVHTRWIETEFDNTVPPFTATAGPAAAAAERETVVVEVGGKRLEVTLPAGLGTGTTGVAPAARKPARRGGGAKVGAPVSGDALTSPMQGTIVKIAVADGDTVAEGELVVVLEAMKMEQPLYAHRAGTVSGLAAEVGAVITAGAAICTIA